In Novosphingobium sp. MMS21-SN21R, a single genomic region encodes these proteins:
- a CDS encoding glutamate ligase domain-containing protein, with protein sequence MTNPADLSPASLAAKDWFFCGIGGSGMLPLALILKGMGARVAGSDRSRDQGRTAEKFVWLESLGFALHPQDGSGLTSPDQILVASAAIEDTVPEVVRANALGCPRMSRAELLSALFNAAPNSIAVGGTSGKSTVTGMIGWILTEAGRDPTIMNGAVMKNFVAPDAPFASARVGAGGMFVSEVDESDGSIALYRPTVAVLNNVSLDHKSLEELRELFGDFLARAETAVINAEDPESMALIDCAKTVITFGTSQAATISADPETVIEGPTTISAIVANARDGSAHPLRLQVPGRHNLANALAAIAAASAASVPVADAVRHLASFTGLARRFDIVGTTASGITVIDDFGHNPEKVAATLATLRAHPGRIIAFFQPHGYGPLRQMGAELAEVLATALAPDDVTILCDPVYFGGTVDRSVGSERIVALINQHGGQAEHIATRADCATCIVSLAAPGDRIVIMGARDDTLSIFAREILERLRTG encoded by the coding sequence ATGACCAACCCTGCCGACCTGTCGCCCGCATCCCTCGCCGCCAAGGACTGGTTCTTCTGCGGCATTGGCGGGTCAGGCATGCTGCCGCTCGCGCTTATTCTCAAGGGCATGGGCGCGCGAGTGGCCGGGTCAGACCGCAGCCGGGATCAGGGCCGCACCGCCGAGAAGTTCGTCTGGCTCGAAAGCCTCGGCTTCGCACTGCACCCTCAGGATGGCTCAGGCCTGACCTCGCCCGACCAGATCCTCGTCGCCTCCGCCGCCATCGAGGACACCGTACCCGAAGTCGTACGCGCAAATGCTCTCGGCTGCCCGCGCATGAGCCGCGCCGAACTGCTCTCCGCCCTGTTCAACGCCGCGCCGAACTCCATCGCTGTGGGCGGCACCAGCGGCAAATCCACCGTCACCGGCATGATTGGCTGGATTCTCACCGAGGCAGGCCGTGACCCCACGATCATGAACGGCGCGGTGATGAAGAACTTCGTCGCCCCCGACGCCCCCTTCGCCTCAGCCCGCGTCGGCGCAGGCGGCATGTTCGTGTCCGAAGTCGATGAGAGCGATGGTTCCATCGCGCTCTACCGTCCTACCGTGGCCGTGCTCAACAACGTCAGCCTCGATCACAAGAGTCTTGAGGAACTGCGCGAATTGTTTGGCGATTTCCTCGCCCGCGCCGAAACGGCAGTGATCAATGCCGAAGATCCCGAGAGCATGGCCCTGATCGATTGCGCGAAAACGGTCATCACGTTCGGCACCTCACAGGCAGCGACAATATCCGCTGACCCTGAAACGGTCATCGAAGGCCCGACGACCATCTCGGCCATCGTCGCCAATGCCCGCGACGGTTCGGCCCACCCGCTCAGGCTGCAAGTCCCCGGACGTCACAATCTCGCCAACGCGCTGGCCGCCATTGCCGCTGCCAGCGCAGCGAGCGTCCCGGTCGCCGACGCGGTGCGTCACCTCGCCAGCTTTACCGGCCTCGCCCGCCGCTTCGACATCGTCGGCACCACGGCCTCGGGCATCACGGTCATCGACGATTTCGGCCACAATCCGGAGAAAGTCGCCGCCACGTTAGCCACTCTGCGCGCGCACCCCGGCCGGATCATCGCGTTCTTCCAACCCCACGGCTATGGCCCCCTGCGCCAGATGGGCGCGGAACTGGCAGAAGTACTCGCCACTGCGCTCGCACCGGATGACGTGACCATCCTGTGCGATCCAGTCTATTTCGGTGGCACAGTCGACCGCTCGGTCGGTTCGGAGCGCATCGTTGCGCTCATCAACCAACATGGCGGACAGGCGGAACACATTGCCACGCGTGCCGATTGCGCCACCTGCATCGTCTCACTCGCCGCACCTGGCGACCGCATTGTGATCATGGGCGCGCGCGACGATACGCTGTCGATTTTTGCACGCGAAATCCTTGAGCGGTTGCGGACAGGGTAA
- a CDS encoding NAD-binding protein, with product MDVDGNASALTQGANSVLGSPLRLLTGTLIYVMAVFVVSTCGFVFAGWPLGDASYMVLLTIFSVGYGEIRPVDTLFLRWWTSGTIMLGCTGMIVLTGALVQVFTLFQFRRLLGLDRMTSEIEKLDAHVIICGYGRIGVQLAKAMTEAKRPFLILERDHAKAEDAKAQGYLCMVGEATHEETLKAAGIIRATVLATVLPDDAANVFITLSARNLNPGIEIIARGEAPTTESKLFHAGADKVVMPTHIGAERIVEMILYPATGAALGEDGDIGAVRRNLHDFGLDLEVVEALPGGALTGETVGEAERRGNGAFFVVQIDRTNGQSIQHPGEDMTLEPGDKVMLVVRGSRLSAGAVFSAAKGPVKHGRTFVS from the coding sequence ATGGACGTGGATGGGAATGCTTCGGCGCTAACTCAAGGTGCCAATTCGGTGCTTGGATCGCCGCTGCGCCTGCTCACCGGTACCCTGATCTACGTGATGGCCGTGTTCGTCGTGTCCACCTGCGGCTTTGTCTTCGCAGGCTGGCCGCTGGGCGATGCCAGCTACATGGTGCTCCTGACGATATTTTCGGTCGGCTATGGCGAGATCCGCCCGGTCGACACGCTATTCCTGCGCTGGTGGACGAGCGGCACGATCATGCTCGGCTGCACCGGCATGATCGTATTGACCGGCGCGCTCGTGCAAGTCTTCACCCTGTTTCAATTCCGCCGCCTGCTGGGACTGGACCGCATGACTTCCGAAATCGAAAAGCTCGACGCCCATGTCATCATCTGCGGTTATGGCCGCATCGGCGTGCAACTCGCCAAGGCGATGACCGAGGCCAAACGTCCGTTCCTCATTCTCGAACGCGATCACGCCAAGGCCGAAGACGCAAAGGCGCAAGGCTACCTCTGCATGGTCGGCGAAGCCACGCATGAGGAAACGCTGAAAGCGGCGGGCATTATCCGCGCCACGGTGCTGGCGACCGTGCTGCCGGACGATGCCGCCAACGTGTTCATCACGCTGTCGGCGCGCAATCTCAACCCCGGCATCGAGATCATCGCGCGCGGCGAGGCACCTACGACCGAGAGCAAGCTGTTCCACGCAGGAGCCGACAAAGTGGTGATGCCCACCCACATCGGCGCCGAACGCATCGTCGAAATGATCCTCTACCCCGCCACAGGCGCTGCATTGGGCGAAGATGGCGACATCGGTGCGGTGCGGCGCAACCTCCATGATTTCGGGCTGGACCTCGAAGTCGTTGAGGCGCTTCCCGGCGGCGCGCTTACCGGCGAAACCGTGGGCGAGGCCGAGCGGCGCGGCAATGGCGCGTTCTTCGTAGTCCAGATCGACCGCACCAATGGCCAGTCGATCCAGCACCCCGGCGAGGACATGACGCTCGAACCCGGAGACAAGGTGATGCTCGTCGTGCGCGGTAGCAGGCTATCTGCGGGCGCTGTATTCAGCGCAGCCAAGGGACCGGTGAAGCACGGACGGACATTCGTGTCCTGA
- the dnaN gene encoding DNA polymerase III subunit beta, producing MKATIERATLLRCLSHVQSVVERRNTIPILSNVLIEASSDNRVRLMATDLDLQIIESMAAVSVEAAGAITVSAHLLFDIARKLPDGSQVSIETADNRMIVKAGRSRFQLPTLPRDDFPVIVEGDLPTSFEIPARTLAELIDRTRFAISTEETRYYLNGIFLHVSDEQTPVLKAAATDGHRLARFTITRPEGAEGMPDVIIPRKCVGELRKLLEEVLDTAVLIDLSASKVRFTLGGENGVVLTSKLIDGTFPDYSRVIPTGNDKLLRLDPRSFFEGVDRVATIATEKTRAVKMALDHDRVTLSVTSPDNGTAAEEIAADYSADGFEIGFNANYLKDILSQIDGDTVELHLADAGAPTLIRKDDKSPALYVLMPMRV from the coding sequence ATGAAGGCGACGATTGAACGCGCGACGCTGCTGCGCTGCTTGTCCCACGTCCAGTCGGTGGTTGAACGCCGCAATACTATTCCCATCCTGTCGAATGTGCTGATCGAAGCATCGTCCGACAACCGGGTGCGCCTGATGGCGACTGATCTTGACCTGCAGATCATCGAATCGATGGCGGCAGTTTCTGTCGAGGCGGCGGGTGCGATCACCGTTTCGGCGCATCTGCTGTTCGATATCGCGCGCAAGCTGCCGGACGGCAGCCAGGTGAGCATCGAGACGGCGGACAACCGCATGATCGTCAAGGCCGGACGCAGCCGTTTCCAGCTGCCGACCCTGCCGCGCGACGATTTCCCGGTTATCGTCGAGGGCGACCTGCCGACCAGCTTCGAGATCCCCGCGCGAACGCTGGCCGAACTGATCGACCGGACGCGCTTTGCGATTTCGACCGAGGAAACGCGCTACTACCTCAACGGCATCTTCCTGCACGTTTCCGACGAGCAGACGCCGGTGCTGAAGGCTGCGGCTACCGATGGTCACCGTCTTGCCCGGTTCACCATTACGCGCCCTGAAGGGGCCGAGGGCATGCCTGACGTGATCATTCCGCGCAAATGTGTGGGCGAATTGCGCAAGTTGCTCGAAGAAGTGCTCGATACTGCAGTGTTGATCGACCTTTCCGCCAGCAAGGTGCGTTTCACGCTGGGCGGTGAGAACGGCGTGGTGCTGACCAGCAAGCTGATCGACGGGACGTTCCCCGATTACAGCCGCGTTATCCCGACCGGTAACGACAAGCTTCTGCGCCTCGATCCGCGCTCGTTCTTCGAGGGCGTCGATCGCGTTGCGACGATTGCTACGGAGAAGACCCGCGCTGTGAAGATGGCGCTCGACCACGACCGCGTCACCTTGTCGGTCACCAGCCCGGACAACGGCACCGCTGCCGAAGAGATCGCGGCTGACTATTCGGCAGACGGCTTCGAGATCGGCTTCAACGCCAATTACCTCAAGGACATCCTCAGCCAGATTGACGGCGATACGGTGGAACTGCATCTGGCTGATGCCGGCGCGCCGACGCTGATCCGGAAGGATGACAAGTCACCCGCACTTTACGTGCTGATGCCGATGCGTGTCTGA
- the fabD gene encoding ACP S-malonyltransferase has product MRAFVFPGQGSQKVGMGVELAEASAVARAVFEEVDDALGQKLFQIMKDGPEDALTLTENAQPAIMANAIAVLRVLEQEGGISLADKAGFVAGHSLGEYTALCAAGAFSLSDTARLLKLRGQSMQAAVPVGIGAMCALLGADIEKATALAEAAADGEVCTVANDNDPTQVVLSGHKGAIVRAVALVKDHGIKRGILLPVSAPFHCPLMQPAADAMAEAFEKTPPGPLRVALFANVTASAVTDPADVKRLLVEQVTGRVRWRESAIAMKAAGVEQFVELGGKVLGPMITRSAGDVAVTSVIGMADIENILKEL; this is encoded by the coding sequence ATGCGGGCATTCGTTTTTCCGGGGCAGGGTAGCCAGAAGGTCGGCATGGGCGTCGAGCTTGCCGAAGCCAGCGCGGTGGCGCGCGCAGTGTTCGAGGAAGTGGACGACGCGCTCGGCCAGAAGCTGTTCCAGATCATGAAGGACGGCCCGGAAGACGCGCTGACTCTTACGGAAAATGCCCAGCCTGCGATCATGGCCAATGCCATTGCCGTGCTGCGCGTGCTTGAACAGGAAGGCGGCATTTCGCTGGCCGACAAGGCCGGGTTCGTCGCGGGCCACAGCCTTGGCGAATATACCGCGCTGTGCGCAGCGGGCGCGTTCAGCCTCTCGGACACGGCGCGACTGCTCAAACTGCGCGGACAATCGATGCAGGCCGCCGTGCCTGTCGGTATCGGCGCGATGTGCGCGCTGCTGGGCGCCGACATCGAAAAAGCAACTGCCCTGGCCGAGGCTGCTGCTGACGGCGAAGTCTGCACAGTCGCCAATGACAACGACCCGACGCAAGTCGTGCTTTCAGGCCACAAGGGCGCGATCGTGCGCGCGGTGGCACTGGTCAAGGATCACGGCATCAAGCGGGGTATACTCCTCCCGGTTTCCGCGCCTTTCCACTGCCCGCTAATGCAGCCCGCCGCCGATGCAATGGCCGAAGCCTTCGAAAAGACCCCGCCGGGACCGCTCCGCGTTGCCTTGTTTGCCAATGTGACAGCCTCGGCTGTCACCGATCCGGCAGACGTCAAGCGCCTGCTGGTCGAACAGGTAACTGGCCGGGTCCGCTGGCGCGAAAGCGCCATCGCGATGAAGGCTGCTGGCGTCGAACAGTTCGTGGAACTGGGCGGCAAAGTCCTCGGCCCGATGATCACCCGTTCTGCGGGCGATGTCGCGGTGACCAGCGTGATCGGCATGGCCGATATCGAAAACATCCTCAAGGAGCTTTGA
- a CDS encoding LD-carboxypeptidase, translating to MTRRIAICAPSTPFSREDAARVSALAEAEFADLQLIFHDQCFATEGHFAGPDAVRLAAFVECANDPEFDAVWFVRGGYGASRIAVDALPLLGPSAHEKQYLGYSDAGTLLGLLYRAKIGLPVHAPMPTDIRRAGGEAAVRRTLGYLAGSHEGLEPSLDGRTPAAAFNLMTLAMLCGTSLMPDLSGHVVMVEEVAEYHYAVDRLLFHVTGCLASAGIAGLRLGRVSDVPENDRPFGCDAEAMARHWCGKTGIAFLGAGDIGHDIDNKIVPFGLA from the coding sequence GTGACCCGACGTATCGCCATCTGCGCTCCTTCGACCCCGTTTTCACGCGAGGATGCCGCACGCGTTTCTGCGCTGGCCGAGGCGGAGTTTGCGGATCTGCAGCTGATATTTCACGATCAGTGCTTTGCCACTGAGGGCCATTTTGCCGGGCCGGATGCGGTGCGGCTGGCGGCGTTCGTGGAGTGTGCGAACGATCCGGAGTTTGATGCCGTGTGGTTCGTGCGTGGCGGTTATGGCGCGAGCCGGATTGCGGTGGATGCATTGCCTTTGCTCGGGCCTTCGGCGCACGAAAAGCAATATCTCGGCTATTCCGATGCTGGCACGCTGCTCGGGCTGCTTTACCGGGCGAAGATCGGGCTACCGGTCCATGCGCCGATGCCCACCGATATTCGGCGGGCAGGCGGCGAGGCTGCGGTGCGGCGGACGCTGGGGTATCTGGCAGGATCGCATGAGGGACTGGAGCCATCGCTGGATGGGCGCACGCCTGCGGCGGCTTTCAACCTGATGACTTTGGCAATGCTGTGCGGGACGTCATTGATGCCTGACCTTTCCGGCCATGTGGTGATGGTCGAGGAGGTGGCCGAGTACCATTACGCCGTGGACCGCCTGCTGTTTCATGTGACGGGCTGTCTGGCCTCTGCGGGCATTGCCGGATTGCGGTTGGGCCGGGTTAGCGATGTACCTGAAAATGATCGGCCTTTCGGGTGCGATGCCGAGGCGATGGCGCGGCATTGGTGCGGGAAAACAGGCATCGCGTTCCTGGGCGCTGGTGATATCGGCCATGACATTGACAACAAGATCGTGCCGTTCGGCCTTGCCTGA
- the fabG gene encoding 3-oxoacyl-[acyl-carrier-protein] reductase, which yields MENRLFDLTGMTALVTGAAGGIGSAICHALASQGARLALSGTNPSKLRSFREELNDTYNQDHVEITCDLSNTEQVEHLVPAALDTLGKLDILVNNAGITRDNLAMRMKDEEWDAVIRVNLEAAFRLMRAATKPMMKARFGRIVSITSVVGATGNPGQINYAAAKAGLVGMSKSLGQELASRNVTVNCVAPGFIRTAMTDVLPDGQKDQLNARIPMGRMGEGSDIGAAVAYLASKEAGYVTGQTLHVNGGMAMLS from the coding sequence ATGGAAAATCGTCTTTTTGACCTTACCGGCATGACTGCCCTCGTTACCGGCGCCGCCGGTGGCATCGGGTCGGCGATTTGTCATGCGCTGGCAAGCCAAGGCGCGCGCCTGGCGCTTTCGGGCACGAATCCGTCGAAGCTGCGGTCGTTTCGTGAGGAACTGAACGACACCTACAATCAGGATCACGTCGAGATCACCTGCGACCTGTCGAACACCGAGCAGGTCGAGCATCTCGTGCCTGCCGCCCTCGATACTCTGGGCAAGCTCGATATTCTGGTCAACAACGCCGGGATCACGCGCGACAATCTGGCGATGCGGATGAAGGACGAGGAGTGGGACGCGGTGATCCGCGTCAATCTCGAAGCTGCGTTCCGGCTCATGCGCGCGGCGACCAAGCCGATGATGAAGGCGCGCTTCGGGCGCATCGTCTCGATCACCAGCGTGGTGGGCGCGACCGGCAACCCGGGGCAGATCAATTATGCGGCGGCCAAGGCCGGGCTGGTCGGCATGTCGAAGTCGCTCGGGCAGGAACTCGCCAGCCGCAACGTTACCGTCAACTGCGTGGCGCCGGGGTTCATCCGCACAGCGATGACCGACGTTCTGCCTGATGGCCAGAAGGACCAGCTCAACGCGCGCATTCCGATGGGCCGGATGGGCGAGGGTTCGGACATCGGCGCTGCCGTGGCCTACCTCGCGTCGAAGGAAGCGGGCTATGTCACCGGGCAGACGCTGCACGTGAATGGCGGCATGGCGATGCTGTCCTGA
- a CDS encoding HupE/UreJ family protein: MISIQRRPTQQRASSGSATIKHLIRAALALVLALLPGPALAHLTPNSEIRLAFAPGAVTADIVVPQGEFAYATGLSTDNRPASLARAKARVMADMAVLSPDGRPWTISVNRIAFETIAGPPDLHLTLTLTAPPGASDRKLLWRWHVVTREAPNHFALLVIGADLAGGLKGERELVGALTATRPELLIDRGHAGLGSLFANAFRLGAHHIAQGYDHLLFLLALLLPAPLLAAAGRWTTPRTSRDTFKKLAWIVTAFTIGHSATLILAAFLGLRLPAQPVEAGIALSVLVSAIHAARPVFPGREPLVAGLFGLVHGLAFATLVSNFGLGMTTRATAILGFNLGIEAVQLGIVVLAVPLLLALARWKHGASARLALAALTGLAALFWLAQRLGPS, translated from the coding sequence TTGATCTCAATCCAAAGGCGACCGACCCAGCAGCGCGCTTCATCTGGTTCGGCCACGATTAAGCACCTGATCCGAGCAGCACTGGCGCTTGTCCTTGCGCTGCTGCCCGGGCCTGCGCTCGCCCACCTCACGCCCAATTCCGAAATCCGGCTCGCCTTTGCACCCGGCGCGGTGACCGCTGATATCGTCGTGCCACAAGGCGAGTTCGCCTATGCCACCGGCCTTTCCACCGACAACCGGCCCGCCAGTCTTGCAAGGGCCAAGGCGCGCGTTATGGCGGACATGGCGGTGCTTTCGCCTGATGGCAGGCCATGGACAATCTCCGTCAACCGCATCGCCTTCGAAACGATTGCAGGTCCGCCCGACCTGCACCTGACGCTCACACTCACCGCCCCGCCCGGCGCATCGGACCGCAAACTGCTGTGGCGCTGGCATGTGGTGACGCGGGAAGCACCCAACCACTTCGCACTGCTGGTAATCGGCGCCGATCTGGCGGGCGGCTTGAAGGGCGAGCGCGAACTGGTCGGCGCACTCACCGCCACCCGTCCCGAACTGCTGATCGACCGGGGCCACGCGGGCCTTGGCAGCCTCTTTGCCAACGCCTTCCGCCTGGGCGCGCACCACATCGCGCAAGGCTATGACCATCTGCTGTTCCTGCTAGCTCTGCTGCTGCCCGCGCCGCTACTTGCCGCCGCAGGGCGCTGGACCACCCCTCGCACAAGCCGCGATACGTTCAAAAAGCTCGCCTGGATCGTCACGGCCTTCACCATCGGCCATTCGGCCACATTGATCCTTGCGGCATTCCTTGGCCTGCGCTTGCCTGCCCAGCCGGTCGAGGCGGGTATCGCCTTGTCCGTTCTGGTTTCGGCCATTCATGCCGCGCGGCCCGTGTTTCCGGGGCGCGAGCCGCTGGTCGCAGGGTTGTTCGGGCTGGTCCACGGCCTTGCCTTCGCCACGCTGGTCAGCAATTTCGGGCTGGGAATGACGACACGCGCGACGGCAATCCTCGGCTTCAACCTGGGGATCGAAGCGGTGCAACTGGGCATCGTCGTGCTTGCCGTGCCGCTGCTGCTGGCACTGGCCCGCTGGAAACATGGAGCCAGCGCCCGACTGGCACTGGCCGCCCTTACCGGGCTCGCCGCCCTTTTCTGGCTGGCACAGCGCCTCGGCCCTTCCTGA
- a CDS encoding methyl-accepting chemotaxis protein — MNHIRVGGVVHQREALINEFVADIMPPPAYVIEPMLELSELMRDPASLPERELALARLEKAYHTRAAYWDNGALDEDLRKSRSDEAGRLGDTFWQEVNQTLLPAVKQGDTARAEGSYDAVRKLFDKHRGAIEKLTMTSVARSQAVVRDAQMTVWGTMLGVAVLGLAAIGLMIGAVRLLFRIALDPMGDVTGTMSAMAEGDLDRDECQTHRSDEVGAMTRAIEVFRAAARARRADGHKQQEVVKIMADALGQLAKGDLQFRMREELPHEYAGLRQAFNATLDQLDRTIAQVKQASVQVSTGAEEIRLASENLAQRNARQAASLEESSAAMNQVTMGVTATAERTGSAREAIAIAHNEAESGRAVVENAVESMSGIASSSQEITAIIQMIEGIAFQTNLLALNAGIEAARAGEAGRGFAVVATEVRALAQRSSESAASIKTLIRSSGEQVQTGVDHVAETGTLLERIAQDVQAANAILDEVARAATEQSAGLEQVNAAVRDMDMMTQQNAAMVEESTAASKALADEAASLSALVARFRTSSLHAQPALRQAA; from the coding sequence ATGAATCATATCCGCGTCGGCGGCGTGGTCCATCAGCGCGAAGCCCTGATCAACGAATTCGTGGCCGACATCATGCCGCCACCGGCCTATGTGATCGAGCCGATGCTCGAACTTTCGGAATTGATGCGCGACCCGGCATCCCTGCCAGAGCGCGAACTGGCGCTGGCGCGGCTCGAAAAGGCCTACCACACGCGCGCGGCCTACTGGGATAATGGCGCGCTCGACGAGGACTTGCGCAAATCCCGCAGTGACGAGGCTGGCCGCCTTGGCGACACATTCTGGCAGGAAGTCAACCAGACGCTGCTGCCCGCCGTCAAGCAGGGCGACACCGCTCGCGCAGAAGGCAGCTATGACGCTGTTCGCAAATTGTTCGACAAGCACCGCGGCGCCATCGAAAAACTGACCATGACCAGCGTCGCTCGGTCCCAGGCGGTGGTCCGCGATGCACAAATGACGGTCTGGGGCACCATGCTTGGCGTAGCCGTGCTTGGGCTTGCCGCAATCGGGCTGATGATCGGGGCAGTTCGCCTGCTGTTTCGCATCGCTCTCGATCCGATGGGCGATGTTACCGGCACCATGAGCGCCATGGCCGAGGGCGATCTCGACCGTGACGAATGCCAGACCCATCGCAGCGACGAAGTGGGCGCGATGACTCGTGCCATCGAAGTGTTCCGCGCCGCGGCCCGCGCGCGCCGCGCCGACGGACACAAGCAGCAGGAGGTCGTCAAGATCATGGCGGATGCCTTGGGCCAGCTGGCCAAGGGCGACCTGCAATTCCGGATGCGCGAGGAGCTTCCCCACGAATACGCGGGATTGCGCCAGGCGTTCAACGCGACGCTCGACCAGCTCGACCGGACTATCGCCCAAGTGAAGCAGGCCAGCGTCCAGGTCAGCACAGGCGCCGAGGAAATCCGCCTTGCGTCCGAGAACCTTGCCCAGCGCAACGCCCGGCAGGCAGCAAGTCTCGAGGAATCGAGCGCCGCAATGAATCAGGTGACAATGGGCGTAACAGCCACGGCAGAGCGGACCGGCAGCGCCCGCGAGGCCATCGCCATTGCGCACAACGAAGCCGAAAGCGGGCGCGCCGTCGTCGAGAACGCCGTCGAATCGATGAGCGGCATCGCCAGTTCATCGCAGGAGATCACCGCGATCATCCAGATGATCGAAGGCATCGCCTTCCAGACCAATCTGCTTGCGCTCAACGCCGGAATCGAGGCTGCACGCGCAGGCGAAGCAGGCCGTGGATTTGCCGTCGTGGCAACCGAGGTACGCGCTCTGGCGCAACGCTCGTCCGAATCTGCAGCAAGCATCAAGACTCTTATCCGCAGCAGCGGCGAGCAAGTCCAAACGGGTGTCGACCACGTTGCCGAAACCGGAACTTTGCTCGAACGCATTGCCCAGGACGTTCAAGCCGCCAACGCTATCCTCGATGAAGTCGCCCGCGCCGCCACCGAGCAGTCAGCGGGTCTCGAACAGGTCAACGCCGCCGTGCGCGACATGGACATGATGACCCAGCAGAATGCCGCGATGGTCGAGGAAAGCACCGCCGCGTCAAAGGCGCTGGCCGACGAAGCTGCAAGCCTGTCAGCGCTCGTCGCGCGTTTCAGGACGTCGAGTCTTCACGCACAGCCTGCGCTCCGCCAGGCAGCGTGA
- a CDS encoding methyl-accepting chemotaxis protein yields the protein MESPAKDRENTRKLAFFNIGPADYARFAGLAVALQKHAPQALDTLYDQISATPETAKFFGSRAAMNHARDKQIEHWAGMFRGHADKAYFDSAEVIGNVHARIGLEPGWYIGAYAMVLEQVVNKMFSGVGGVLGAKRTARSVGSLIKMALLDMEVAISAYFKAEEASRIAVIDEVSATLRSMAEGDFATRVPDLPAAFAELQKHLDGMRKQVSSALGNVSDTSMAVGVGAREIRQASDDLARRTEQQAASLEEASAAMTTLASTVRSSADDAAHMHDSVQQAHGEAMKGGSVVGEAVDAMKDIHGSAQEIGKIISVIDGIAFQTNLLALNAGVEAARAGDAGRGFAVVATEVRALAQRTADAARDIKTLISASSTQVERGVDLVGQTGQTFALIVDQVGHVADLASNIARMASEQAVSIGQVRETVREMDTMTQQNAAMVEEATAAARSLASESQRLSSLVANFRLEAGVGTQPMRQAA from the coding sequence ATGGAATCGCCTGCCAAGGATCGAGAAAACACGAGGAAGCTTGCCTTCTTCAATATCGGCCCTGCCGACTACGCGAGGTTTGCGGGGCTTGCCGTCGCCCTCCAGAAGCACGCGCCACAAGCGCTCGACACACTTTACGATCAGATTTCGGCGACGCCTGAAACGGCGAAGTTCTTCGGATCCCGTGCGGCCATGAACCATGCGCGCGACAAGCAGATCGAGCATTGGGCGGGAATGTTTCGCGGCCATGCCGACAAGGCCTATTTCGACAGCGCAGAAGTGATCGGCAACGTCCACGCGCGCATCGGGCTTGAGCCGGGCTGGTACATCGGTGCCTATGCAATGGTGCTCGAGCAGGTCGTCAACAAGATGTTTTCCGGCGTTGGCGGTGTGCTTGGTGCAAAACGTACTGCGCGCTCGGTGGGGTCATTGATAAAAATGGCGCTGCTCGACATGGAAGTGGCCATTTCCGCCTATTTCAAGGCAGAGGAGGCGTCACGCATTGCGGTGATCGACGAAGTCAGTGCAACGCTGCGCAGCATGGCCGAAGGCGATTTTGCAACGCGCGTTCCTGATCTGCCTGCTGCCTTTGCCGAATTGCAAAAGCACCTCGATGGTATGCGCAAGCAGGTTTCAAGCGCGCTCGGCAATGTCTCCGACACGTCAATGGCAGTCGGCGTGGGTGCTCGGGAAATCAGGCAGGCTTCGGACGATCTCGCACGACGGACCGAGCAGCAGGCCGCCAGCCTCGAAGAAGCATCAGCCGCGATGACGACACTGGCATCGACGGTGCGAAGCTCCGCAGACGACGCGGCGCACATGCATGATTCGGTCCAGCAGGCGCATGGCGAGGCCATGAAGGGCGGCTCGGTCGTGGGCGAGGCGGTCGATGCGATGAAGGATATTCACGGGTCGGCGCAGGAAATCGGCAAGATTATCTCGGTGATCGACGGTATCGCGTTCCAGACCAACCTGCTGGCACTGAATGCTGGCGTCGAAGCGGCGCGCGCAGGTGACGCAGGACGCGGGTTCGCGGTCGTCGCCACCGAAGTGCGGGCTCTGGCGCAACGTACGGCTGATGCGGCCCGAGACATCAAGACGTTGATCAGCGCCAGTTCCACACAGGTCGAACGCGGTGTCGATCTGGTTGGCCAGACCGGTCAGACCTTCGCCCTCATTGTCGATCAGGTCGGGCACGTTGCTGACCTTGCCAGCAATATCGCCCGCATGGCGAGCGAGCAGGCGGTGAGCATCGGCCAAGTGCGCGAGACCGTGCGCGAGATGGATACGATGACCCAGCAAAACGCGGCGATGGTCGAGGAAGCGACCGCAGCAGCGCGTAGCCTGGCCAGTGAATCGCAACGGCTGTCTTCGCTTGTTGCCAACTTCCGACTGGAGGCGGGCGTTGGCACACAGCCGATGCGGCAGGCCGCTTGA